The following coding sequences are from one Ornithorhynchus anatinus isolate Pmale09 chromosome 11, mOrnAna1.pri.v4, whole genome shotgun sequence window:
- the STRADA gene encoding STE20-related kinase adapter protein alpha isoform X1: protein MSFLVSKPERIRRWVSEKFIVEGLRDLELFGEQPPGDARRKSGKKGDGGGFQPAENGAAACKAASQTNEASSESIAPSPKRAAMSSFLPEGGYYKLLTIIGKGFEELMTVNLARYKPSGEYVTVRRVNLEACTNEMVTFLQGELHVSKLFNHPNLVPYRATFIADNELWVVTSFMAYGSAKDLIGTHFTDGMSELAIAYILQGLLKALDYIHHMGYVHRSVKASHILISVDGRVHLAGLRSSLSMISHGQRQRVVHDFPKYGVKVLPWLSPEVLQQNLQGYDAKSDIYSVGITACELANGHVPFKDMPATQMLLEKLNGTVPCLLDTTTIPAEELTIDTSRSGANSGPGEGLAASGTRTSNGDSPLHPYHRTFSPHFHHFVELCLQRSPDLRPTASTLLGHSFFKQIKRRASEALPELLRPVTPITSFEGGSQPQDPSGIFGLVSSLEQLDVDDWEF from the exons TCAGGGAAAAAGGGTGACGGGGGAGGTTTCCAGCCAGCAGAAAATGGAGCAGCCGCTTGCAAGGCGGCCAGCCAG accAATGAAGCGAGCTCAGAGTCGATAGCGCCCTCCCCGAAACGGGCCGCCATGAGCAGCTTCCTGCCGGAGGGAGGGTATTACAAGTTGCTCACCATCATAG GCAAAGGGTTTGAGGAGCTGATGACGGTGAACCTGGCCAGGTACAAGCCCTCCGGGGAGTACGTGACGGTCCGCAGGGTTAACCTCGAGGCCTGCACCAACGAGATGGTCACGTTCCTGCAG GGGGAGCTTCACGTCTCCAAGCTCTTCAACCACCCCAACCTCGTGCCCTATCGAGCCACCTTCATCGCCGACAATGAGCTGTGGGTGGTCACCTCCTTCATGGCCTATG GCTCAGCGAAGGATCTGATCGGCACGCACTTCACCGACGGCATGAGCGAACTGGCCATTGCCTACATCCTGCAGGGGCTGCTGAAGGCACTGGACTACATCCACCACATGGGTTACGTGCACAG GAGCGTGAAGGCGAGCCACATCCTGATCTCGGTGGACGGGCGGGTGCACCTGGCGGGCCTGCGCAGCAGCCTCAGCATGATCAGCCACGGTCAGCGCCAGCGCGTCGTCCACGACTTCCCCAAGTACGGCGTCAAGGTCCTGCCCTGGCTCAGCCCCGAGGTCCTGCAGCAG AATCTGCAAGGCTACGACGCCAAATCGGACATCTACAGCGTGGGGATCACGGCCTGTGAGCTGGCCAACGGCCACGTCCCCTTCAAGGACATGCCCGCCACCCAG ATGCTGCTGGAGAAGCTGAACGGGACGGTGCCCTGCCTGctggacaccaccaccatccccgcCGAGGAGCTGACCATCGACACGTCCCGCTCGGGAGCCAACTCGGGCCCGGGCGAGGGCCTGGCGGCCAGCGGCACCCGCACCTCCAATGGGGACTCGCCCCTGCACCCGTACCACCgcaccttctctccccatttccaccaTTTTGTAGAGCTGTGTCTGCAGCGCAGCCCCGACCTGAG GCCAACCGCCAGCACCCTCCTGGGCCATTCCTTCTTCAAACAG ATCAAGCGCCGCGCCTCCGAGGCCCTGCCGGAGCTGCTCCGTCCCGTCACCCCAATCACCAGCTTCGAGGGCGGTAGTCAGCCCCAGGACCCCAGCGGCATCTTCGGGCTGGTGTCCAGCCTGGAACAGCTGGACGTGGACGACTGGGAATTCTGA
- the STRADA gene encoding STE20-related kinase adapter protein alpha isoform X4, translating into MSFLRWVSEKFIVEGLRDLELFGEQPPGDARRKTNEASSESIAPSPKRAAMSSFLPEGGYYKLLTIIGKGFEELMTVNLARYKPSGEYVTVRRVNLEACTNEMVTFLQGELHVSKLFNHPNLVPYRATFIADNELWVVTSFMAYGSAKDLIGTHFTDGMSELAIAYILQGLLKALDYIHHMGYVHRSVKASHILISVDGRVHLAGLRSSLSMISHGQRQRVVHDFPKYGVKVLPWLSPEVLQQNLQGYDAKSDIYSVGITACELANGHVPFKDMPATQMLLEKLNGTVPCLLDTTTIPAEELTIDTSRSGANSGPGEGLAASGTRTSNGDSPLHPYHRTFSPHFHHFVELCLQRSPDLRPTASTLLGHSFFKQIKRRASEALPELLRPVTPITSFEGGSQPQDPSGIFGLVSSLEQLDVDDWEF; encoded by the exons accAATGAAGCGAGCTCAGAGTCGATAGCGCCCTCCCCGAAACGGGCCGCCATGAGCAGCTTCCTGCCGGAGGGAGGGTATTACAAGTTGCTCACCATCATAG GCAAAGGGTTTGAGGAGCTGATGACGGTGAACCTGGCCAGGTACAAGCCCTCCGGGGAGTACGTGACGGTCCGCAGGGTTAACCTCGAGGCCTGCACCAACGAGATGGTCACGTTCCTGCAG GGGGAGCTTCACGTCTCCAAGCTCTTCAACCACCCCAACCTCGTGCCCTATCGAGCCACCTTCATCGCCGACAATGAGCTGTGGGTGGTCACCTCCTTCATGGCCTATG GCTCAGCGAAGGATCTGATCGGCACGCACTTCACCGACGGCATGAGCGAACTGGCCATTGCCTACATCCTGCAGGGGCTGCTGAAGGCACTGGACTACATCCACCACATGGGTTACGTGCACAG GAGCGTGAAGGCGAGCCACATCCTGATCTCGGTGGACGGGCGGGTGCACCTGGCGGGCCTGCGCAGCAGCCTCAGCATGATCAGCCACGGTCAGCGCCAGCGCGTCGTCCACGACTTCCCCAAGTACGGCGTCAAGGTCCTGCCCTGGCTCAGCCCCGAGGTCCTGCAGCAG AATCTGCAAGGCTACGACGCCAAATCGGACATCTACAGCGTGGGGATCACGGCCTGTGAGCTGGCCAACGGCCACGTCCCCTTCAAGGACATGCCCGCCACCCAG ATGCTGCTGGAGAAGCTGAACGGGACGGTGCCCTGCCTGctggacaccaccaccatccccgcCGAGGAGCTGACCATCGACACGTCCCGCTCGGGAGCCAACTCGGGCCCGGGCGAGGGCCTGGCGGCCAGCGGCACCCGCACCTCCAATGGGGACTCGCCCCTGCACCCGTACCACCgcaccttctctccccatttccaccaTTTTGTAGAGCTGTGTCTGCAGCGCAGCCCCGACCTGAG GCCAACCGCCAGCACCCTCCTGGGCCATTCCTTCTTCAAACAG ATCAAGCGCCGCGCCTCCGAGGCCCTGCCGGAGCTGCTCCGTCCCGTCACCCCAATCACCAGCTTCGAGGGCGGTAGTCAGCCCCAGGACCCCAGCGGCATCTTCGGGCTGGTGTCCAGCCTGGAACAGCTGGACGTGGACGACTGGGAATTCTGA
- the STRADA gene encoding STE20-related kinase adapter protein alpha isoform X5 — protein MSSSGKKGDGGGFQPAENGAAACKAASQTNEASSESIAPSPKRAAMSSFLPEGGYYKLLTIIGKGFEELMTVNLARYKPSGEYVTVRRVNLEACTNEMVTFLQGELHVSKLFNHPNLVPYRATFIADNELWVVTSFMAYGSAKDLIGTHFTDGMSELAIAYILQGLLKALDYIHHMGYVHRSVKASHILISVDGRVHLAGLRSSLSMISHGQRQRVVHDFPKYGVKVLPWLSPEVLQQNLQGYDAKSDIYSVGITACELANGHVPFKDMPATQMLLEKLNGTVPCLLDTTTIPAEELTIDTSRSGANSGPGEGLAASGTRTSNGDSPLHPYHRTFSPHFHHFVELCLQRSPDLRPTASTLLGHSFFKQIKRRASEALPELLRPVTPITSFEGGSQPQDPSGIFGLVSSLEQLDVDDWEF, from the exons ATGAGTTCA TCAGGGAAAAAGGGTGACGGGGGAGGTTTCCAGCCAGCAGAAAATGGAGCAGCCGCTTGCAAGGCGGCCAGCCAG accAATGAAGCGAGCTCAGAGTCGATAGCGCCCTCCCCGAAACGGGCCGCCATGAGCAGCTTCCTGCCGGAGGGAGGGTATTACAAGTTGCTCACCATCATAG GCAAAGGGTTTGAGGAGCTGATGACGGTGAACCTGGCCAGGTACAAGCCCTCCGGGGAGTACGTGACGGTCCGCAGGGTTAACCTCGAGGCCTGCACCAACGAGATGGTCACGTTCCTGCAG GGGGAGCTTCACGTCTCCAAGCTCTTCAACCACCCCAACCTCGTGCCCTATCGAGCCACCTTCATCGCCGACAATGAGCTGTGGGTGGTCACCTCCTTCATGGCCTATG GCTCAGCGAAGGATCTGATCGGCACGCACTTCACCGACGGCATGAGCGAACTGGCCATTGCCTACATCCTGCAGGGGCTGCTGAAGGCACTGGACTACATCCACCACATGGGTTACGTGCACAG GAGCGTGAAGGCGAGCCACATCCTGATCTCGGTGGACGGGCGGGTGCACCTGGCGGGCCTGCGCAGCAGCCTCAGCATGATCAGCCACGGTCAGCGCCAGCGCGTCGTCCACGACTTCCCCAAGTACGGCGTCAAGGTCCTGCCCTGGCTCAGCCCCGAGGTCCTGCAGCAG AATCTGCAAGGCTACGACGCCAAATCGGACATCTACAGCGTGGGGATCACGGCCTGTGAGCTGGCCAACGGCCACGTCCCCTTCAAGGACATGCCCGCCACCCAG ATGCTGCTGGAGAAGCTGAACGGGACGGTGCCCTGCCTGctggacaccaccaccatccccgcCGAGGAGCTGACCATCGACACGTCCCGCTCGGGAGCCAACTCGGGCCCGGGCGAGGGCCTGGCGGCCAGCGGCACCCGCACCTCCAATGGGGACTCGCCCCTGCACCCGTACCACCgcaccttctctccccatttccaccaTTTTGTAGAGCTGTGTCTGCAGCGCAGCCCCGACCTGAG GCCAACCGCCAGCACCCTCCTGGGCCATTCCTTCTTCAAACAG ATCAAGCGCCGCGCCTCCGAGGCCCTGCCGGAGCTGCTCCGTCCCGTCACCCCAATCACCAGCTTCGAGGGCGGTAGTCAGCCCCAGGACCCCAGCGGCATCTTCGGGCTGGTGTCCAGCCTGGAACAGCTGGACGTGGACGACTGGGAATTCTGA
- the STRADA gene encoding STE20-related kinase adapter protein alpha isoform X3 — protein MSFLVSKPERIRRWVSEKFIVEGLRDLELFGEQPPGDARRKTNEASSESIAPSPKRAAMSSFLPEGGYYKLLTIIGKGFEELMTVNLARYKPSGEYVTVRRVNLEACTNEMVTFLQGELHVSKLFNHPNLVPYRATFIADNELWVVTSFMAYGSAKDLIGTHFTDGMSELAIAYILQGLLKALDYIHHMGYVHRSVKASHILISVDGRVHLAGLRSSLSMISHGQRQRVVHDFPKYGVKVLPWLSPEVLQQNLQGYDAKSDIYSVGITACELANGHVPFKDMPATQMLLEKLNGTVPCLLDTTTIPAEELTIDTSRSGANSGPGEGLAASGTRTSNGDSPLHPYHRTFSPHFHHFVELCLQRSPDLRPTASTLLGHSFFKQIKRRASEALPELLRPVTPITSFEGGSQPQDPSGIFGLVSSLEQLDVDDWEF, from the exons accAATGAAGCGAGCTCAGAGTCGATAGCGCCCTCCCCGAAACGGGCCGCCATGAGCAGCTTCCTGCCGGAGGGAGGGTATTACAAGTTGCTCACCATCATAG GCAAAGGGTTTGAGGAGCTGATGACGGTGAACCTGGCCAGGTACAAGCCCTCCGGGGAGTACGTGACGGTCCGCAGGGTTAACCTCGAGGCCTGCACCAACGAGATGGTCACGTTCCTGCAG GGGGAGCTTCACGTCTCCAAGCTCTTCAACCACCCCAACCTCGTGCCCTATCGAGCCACCTTCATCGCCGACAATGAGCTGTGGGTGGTCACCTCCTTCATGGCCTATG GCTCAGCGAAGGATCTGATCGGCACGCACTTCACCGACGGCATGAGCGAACTGGCCATTGCCTACATCCTGCAGGGGCTGCTGAAGGCACTGGACTACATCCACCACATGGGTTACGTGCACAG GAGCGTGAAGGCGAGCCACATCCTGATCTCGGTGGACGGGCGGGTGCACCTGGCGGGCCTGCGCAGCAGCCTCAGCATGATCAGCCACGGTCAGCGCCAGCGCGTCGTCCACGACTTCCCCAAGTACGGCGTCAAGGTCCTGCCCTGGCTCAGCCCCGAGGTCCTGCAGCAG AATCTGCAAGGCTACGACGCCAAATCGGACATCTACAGCGTGGGGATCACGGCCTGTGAGCTGGCCAACGGCCACGTCCCCTTCAAGGACATGCCCGCCACCCAG ATGCTGCTGGAGAAGCTGAACGGGACGGTGCCCTGCCTGctggacaccaccaccatccccgcCGAGGAGCTGACCATCGACACGTCCCGCTCGGGAGCCAACTCGGGCCCGGGCGAGGGCCTGGCGGCCAGCGGCACCCGCACCTCCAATGGGGACTCGCCCCTGCACCCGTACCACCgcaccttctctccccatttccaccaTTTTGTAGAGCTGTGTCTGCAGCGCAGCCCCGACCTGAG GCCAACCGCCAGCACCCTCCTGGGCCATTCCTTCTTCAAACAG ATCAAGCGCCGCGCCTCCGAGGCCCTGCCGGAGCTGCTCCGTCCCGTCACCCCAATCACCAGCTTCGAGGGCGGTAGTCAGCCCCAGGACCCCAGCGGCATCTTCGGGCTGGTGTCCAGCCTGGAACAGCTGGACGTGGACGACTGGGAATTCTGA
- the LIMD2 gene encoding LIM domain-containing protein 2, translated as MFQAAGAAATPVSHEAKGGPSGGSTVQRSKSFSLRAQVKETCAACQKTVYPVERLVADKFVFHASCFCCKHCRTKLSLGSYAALHGEFYCKPHFQQLFKSRGNYDEGFGRKQHKELWARKEPDGGDAKTA; from the exons ATGTTCCAGGCCGCGGGGGCCGCCGCCACCCCCGTCTCCCAC GAGGCTAAGGGCGGCCCAAGCGGCGGCAGCACGGTCCAGCGGTCCAAG tCGTTCAGCCTGCGGGCCCAGGTGAAGGAGACCTGCGCCGCCTGCCAGAAGACCGTCTACCCCGTGGAGCGGCTCGTGGCCGACAAGTTCGTCTTCCACGCCTCCTGCTTCTGCTGCAAGCACTGCCGGACCAAGCTCAG CCTGGGCAGCTACGCGGCCCTGCACGGAGAATTCTACTGCAAGCCGCACTTCCAGCAACTCTTCAAGAGCAGAGGCAACTACGACGAGGGCTTCGGCCGCAAGCAGCACAAGGAGCTCTGGGCCCGCAAGGAGCCGGACGGCGGCGACGCCAAGACGGcctga
- the STRADA gene encoding STE20-related kinase adapter protein alpha isoform X6, producing MSSTNEASSESIAPSPKRAAMSSFLPEGGYYKLLTIIGKGFEELMTVNLARYKPSGEYVTVRRVNLEACTNEMVTFLQGELHVSKLFNHPNLVPYRATFIADNELWVVTSFMAYGSAKDLIGTHFTDGMSELAIAYILQGLLKALDYIHHMGYVHRSVKASHILISVDGRVHLAGLRSSLSMISHGQRQRVVHDFPKYGVKVLPWLSPEVLQQNLQGYDAKSDIYSVGITACELANGHVPFKDMPATQMLLEKLNGTVPCLLDTTTIPAEELTIDTSRSGANSGPGEGLAASGTRTSNGDSPLHPYHRTFSPHFHHFVELCLQRSPDLRPTASTLLGHSFFKQIKRRASEALPELLRPVTPITSFEGGSQPQDPSGIFGLVSSLEQLDVDDWEF from the exons ATGAGTTCA accAATGAAGCGAGCTCAGAGTCGATAGCGCCCTCCCCGAAACGGGCCGCCATGAGCAGCTTCCTGCCGGAGGGAGGGTATTACAAGTTGCTCACCATCATAG GCAAAGGGTTTGAGGAGCTGATGACGGTGAACCTGGCCAGGTACAAGCCCTCCGGGGAGTACGTGACGGTCCGCAGGGTTAACCTCGAGGCCTGCACCAACGAGATGGTCACGTTCCTGCAG GGGGAGCTTCACGTCTCCAAGCTCTTCAACCACCCCAACCTCGTGCCCTATCGAGCCACCTTCATCGCCGACAATGAGCTGTGGGTGGTCACCTCCTTCATGGCCTATG GCTCAGCGAAGGATCTGATCGGCACGCACTTCACCGACGGCATGAGCGAACTGGCCATTGCCTACATCCTGCAGGGGCTGCTGAAGGCACTGGACTACATCCACCACATGGGTTACGTGCACAG GAGCGTGAAGGCGAGCCACATCCTGATCTCGGTGGACGGGCGGGTGCACCTGGCGGGCCTGCGCAGCAGCCTCAGCATGATCAGCCACGGTCAGCGCCAGCGCGTCGTCCACGACTTCCCCAAGTACGGCGTCAAGGTCCTGCCCTGGCTCAGCCCCGAGGTCCTGCAGCAG AATCTGCAAGGCTACGACGCCAAATCGGACATCTACAGCGTGGGGATCACGGCCTGTGAGCTGGCCAACGGCCACGTCCCCTTCAAGGACATGCCCGCCACCCAG ATGCTGCTGGAGAAGCTGAACGGGACGGTGCCCTGCCTGctggacaccaccaccatccccgcCGAGGAGCTGACCATCGACACGTCCCGCTCGGGAGCCAACTCGGGCCCGGGCGAGGGCCTGGCGGCCAGCGGCACCCGCACCTCCAATGGGGACTCGCCCCTGCACCCGTACCACCgcaccttctctccccatttccaccaTTTTGTAGAGCTGTGTCTGCAGCGCAGCCCCGACCTGAG GCCAACCGCCAGCACCCTCCTGGGCCATTCCTTCTTCAAACAG ATCAAGCGCCGCGCCTCCGAGGCCCTGCCGGAGCTGCTCCGTCCCGTCACCCCAATCACCAGCTTCGAGGGCGGTAGTCAGCCCCAGGACCCCAGCGGCATCTTCGGGCTGGTGTCCAGCCTGGAACAGCTGGACGTGGACGACTGGGAATTCTGA
- the STRADA gene encoding STE20-related kinase adapter protein alpha isoform X2, which yields MSFLRWVSEKFIVEGLRDLELFGEQPPGDARRKSGKKGDGGGFQPAENGAAACKAASQTNEASSESIAPSPKRAAMSSFLPEGGYYKLLTIIGKGFEELMTVNLARYKPSGEYVTVRRVNLEACTNEMVTFLQGELHVSKLFNHPNLVPYRATFIADNELWVVTSFMAYGSAKDLIGTHFTDGMSELAIAYILQGLLKALDYIHHMGYVHRSVKASHILISVDGRVHLAGLRSSLSMISHGQRQRVVHDFPKYGVKVLPWLSPEVLQQNLQGYDAKSDIYSVGITACELANGHVPFKDMPATQMLLEKLNGTVPCLLDTTTIPAEELTIDTSRSGANSGPGEGLAASGTRTSNGDSPLHPYHRTFSPHFHHFVELCLQRSPDLRPTASTLLGHSFFKQIKRRASEALPELLRPVTPITSFEGGSQPQDPSGIFGLVSSLEQLDVDDWEF from the exons TCAGGGAAAAAGGGTGACGGGGGAGGTTTCCAGCCAGCAGAAAATGGAGCAGCCGCTTGCAAGGCGGCCAGCCAG accAATGAAGCGAGCTCAGAGTCGATAGCGCCCTCCCCGAAACGGGCCGCCATGAGCAGCTTCCTGCCGGAGGGAGGGTATTACAAGTTGCTCACCATCATAG GCAAAGGGTTTGAGGAGCTGATGACGGTGAACCTGGCCAGGTACAAGCCCTCCGGGGAGTACGTGACGGTCCGCAGGGTTAACCTCGAGGCCTGCACCAACGAGATGGTCACGTTCCTGCAG GGGGAGCTTCACGTCTCCAAGCTCTTCAACCACCCCAACCTCGTGCCCTATCGAGCCACCTTCATCGCCGACAATGAGCTGTGGGTGGTCACCTCCTTCATGGCCTATG GCTCAGCGAAGGATCTGATCGGCACGCACTTCACCGACGGCATGAGCGAACTGGCCATTGCCTACATCCTGCAGGGGCTGCTGAAGGCACTGGACTACATCCACCACATGGGTTACGTGCACAG GAGCGTGAAGGCGAGCCACATCCTGATCTCGGTGGACGGGCGGGTGCACCTGGCGGGCCTGCGCAGCAGCCTCAGCATGATCAGCCACGGTCAGCGCCAGCGCGTCGTCCACGACTTCCCCAAGTACGGCGTCAAGGTCCTGCCCTGGCTCAGCCCCGAGGTCCTGCAGCAG AATCTGCAAGGCTACGACGCCAAATCGGACATCTACAGCGTGGGGATCACGGCCTGTGAGCTGGCCAACGGCCACGTCCCCTTCAAGGACATGCCCGCCACCCAG ATGCTGCTGGAGAAGCTGAACGGGACGGTGCCCTGCCTGctggacaccaccaccatccccgcCGAGGAGCTGACCATCGACACGTCCCGCTCGGGAGCCAACTCGGGCCCGGGCGAGGGCCTGGCGGCCAGCGGCACCCGCACCTCCAATGGGGACTCGCCCCTGCACCCGTACCACCgcaccttctctccccatttccaccaTTTTGTAGAGCTGTGTCTGCAGCGCAGCCCCGACCTGAG GCCAACCGCCAGCACCCTCCTGGGCCATTCCTTCTTCAAACAG ATCAAGCGCCGCGCCTCCGAGGCCCTGCCGGAGCTGCTCCGTCCCGTCACCCCAATCACCAGCTTCGAGGGCGGTAGTCAGCCCCAGGACCCCAGCGGCATCTTCGGGCTGGTGTCCAGCCTGGAACAGCTGGACGTGGACGACTGGGAATTCTGA
- the STRADA gene encoding STE20-related kinase adapter protein alpha isoform X7 — MSSFLPEGGYYKLLTIIGKGFEELMTVNLARYKPSGEYVTVRRVNLEACTNEMVTFLQGELHVSKLFNHPNLVPYRATFIADNELWVVTSFMAYGSAKDLIGTHFTDGMSELAIAYILQGLLKALDYIHHMGYVHRSVKASHILISVDGRVHLAGLRSSLSMISHGQRQRVVHDFPKYGVKVLPWLSPEVLQQNLQGYDAKSDIYSVGITACELANGHVPFKDMPATQMLLEKLNGTVPCLLDTTTIPAEELTIDTSRSGANSGPGEGLAASGTRTSNGDSPLHPYHRTFSPHFHHFVELCLQRSPDLRPTASTLLGHSFFKQIKRRASEALPELLRPVTPITSFEGGSQPQDPSGIFGLVSSLEQLDVDDWEF, encoded by the exons ATGAGCAGCTTCCTGCCGGAGGGAGGGTATTACAAGTTGCTCACCATCATAG GCAAAGGGTTTGAGGAGCTGATGACGGTGAACCTGGCCAGGTACAAGCCCTCCGGGGAGTACGTGACGGTCCGCAGGGTTAACCTCGAGGCCTGCACCAACGAGATGGTCACGTTCCTGCAG GGGGAGCTTCACGTCTCCAAGCTCTTCAACCACCCCAACCTCGTGCCCTATCGAGCCACCTTCATCGCCGACAATGAGCTGTGGGTGGTCACCTCCTTCATGGCCTATG GCTCAGCGAAGGATCTGATCGGCACGCACTTCACCGACGGCATGAGCGAACTGGCCATTGCCTACATCCTGCAGGGGCTGCTGAAGGCACTGGACTACATCCACCACATGGGTTACGTGCACAG GAGCGTGAAGGCGAGCCACATCCTGATCTCGGTGGACGGGCGGGTGCACCTGGCGGGCCTGCGCAGCAGCCTCAGCATGATCAGCCACGGTCAGCGCCAGCGCGTCGTCCACGACTTCCCCAAGTACGGCGTCAAGGTCCTGCCCTGGCTCAGCCCCGAGGTCCTGCAGCAG AATCTGCAAGGCTACGACGCCAAATCGGACATCTACAGCGTGGGGATCACGGCCTGTGAGCTGGCCAACGGCCACGTCCCCTTCAAGGACATGCCCGCCACCCAG ATGCTGCTGGAGAAGCTGAACGGGACGGTGCCCTGCCTGctggacaccaccaccatccccgcCGAGGAGCTGACCATCGACACGTCCCGCTCGGGAGCCAACTCGGGCCCGGGCGAGGGCCTGGCGGCCAGCGGCACCCGCACCTCCAATGGGGACTCGCCCCTGCACCCGTACCACCgcaccttctctccccatttccaccaTTTTGTAGAGCTGTGTCTGCAGCGCAGCCCCGACCTGAG GCCAACCGCCAGCACCCTCCTGGGCCATTCCTTCTTCAAACAG ATCAAGCGCCGCGCCTCCGAGGCCCTGCCGGAGCTGCTCCGTCCCGTCACCCCAATCACCAGCTTCGAGGGCGGTAGTCAGCCCCAGGACCCCAGCGGCATCTTCGGGCTGGTGTCCAGCCTGGAACAGCTGGACGTGGACGACTGGGAATTCTGA